In one Pasteuria penetrans genomic region, the following are encoded:
- a CDS encoding transposase, with product MTIHPTDMLGRKENPSKKRVSGFKRGKDGTIHRCPGGKTPDSSTYQPGENGKGKMVARFHEGTCGGCKFAEHCAAKPLKRGGGSCAPRISPIQRREQRDKMEHPGYKEKGNRRAAVERVCSSMKNRFQAAKMKVRGKTRVARAMMAKGSAHH from the coding sequence TTGACTATACATCCAACCGATATGTTGGGGAGAAAGGAAAATCCCAGTAAAAAAAGGGTAAGCGGGTTCAAGAGAGGAAAGGATGGAACGATCCATCGATGCCCTGGTGGCAAGACCCCCGACTCATCCACGTACCAACCCGGAGAGAATGGCAAGGGTAAGATGGTGGCCCGCTTCCATGAGGGGACCTGCGGGGGATGTAAATTTGCCGAGCACTGTGCCGCCAAACCTCTGAAGAGGGGGGGAGGGTCCTGCGCACCACGGATCAGTCCTATTCAACGGCGGGAACAACGGGACAAAATGGAGCACCCGGGATACAAAGAGAAGGGTAATCGTCGTGCGGCTGTGGAGAGGGTTTGTTCTTCTATGAAGAATCGTTTTCAGGCGGCCAAAATGAAGGTGCGTGGTAAGACGAGGGTGGCACGGGCCATGATGGCAAAAGGATCTGCTCATCATTGA
- the secG gene encoding preprotein translocase subunit SecG, which produces MRSVLGVALLIVGLLMLLVILLQPGSSGGLAGFITGGSENTGKAKARGMDALLHRSTIVFAVIFAVILILFNFWG; this is translated from the coding sequence ATGCGTTCGGTTCTAGGGGTTGCCCTGTTGATTGTGGGTTTGTTGATGCTCTTAGTTATCCTCTTGCAACCGGGAAGTTCAGGGGGGTTGGCTGGTTTCATTACCGGCGGATCAGAGAACACGGGCAAGGCGAAGGCACGTGGGATGGATGCCCTCCTGCATCGATCAACCATTGTTTTTGCAGTAATTTTTGCAGTGATCCTGATTCTTTTTAATTTTTGGGGGTAG
- a CDS encoding transposase, with the protein MARRKFSLEFKQRAIEQVRGRQHVVQVSRQHNLAVSTINRWIKEDQRGRVSRLILLLEG; encoded by the coding sequence ATGGCACGGAGAAAATTTTCGTTGGAATTCAAGCAGAGGGCAATTGAACAGGTCAGGGGTAGGCAACATGTTGTTCAGGTATCTAGACAGCACAACCTTGCTGTTAGCACGATTAACCGTTGGATAAAGGAGGACCAGAGAGGGCGTGTTAGCCGGCTCATTCTCCTCCTCGAAGGGTAA